In Mycteria americana isolate JAX WOST 10 ecotype Jacksonville Zoo and Gardens chromosome 5, USCA_MyAme_1.0, whole genome shotgun sequence, one DNA window encodes the following:
- the EXD1 gene encoding piRNA biogenesis protein EXD1 isoform X2, translating into MFFGREIVNVELLDEPDSGKGTAMLSECTSAVEGNKQADTGQADCGPWSSPCVSLESQLRASNSLKYSLSEKKEEENVEYTVVDCFQQKFGPAVLHLKQQCVVSIAGEGVNLCRHGKLAWLEIATKSRIFLFDIFLLGPQAFKNGLQMVLEDKNILKVTHDCRWISDCLFHQYGVLLFNVFDTQVADVLQFSMATGGFLPHRVCTLQECLMHHLKITSKWDAIMKCRQQMPSENPDVWFLRPFPASLLKALALKATYLLLLHSSLMDNLMSDLTAVVHDYLDAYRTGSGDHLASTKPTCMELPEELRQLADIQRLRREKAIKDYRMNEDGLLIRPAMELEERNDPQKDGNYRDDRDCFPTNKAVSQITSFYNQDVLCQEKLENQNQVINLWRNLKPSSSWLFESDF; encoded by the exons ATGTTTTTTGGCCGTGAAATAGTCAATG TGGAATTGCTGGATGAACCAGATTCAGGGAAGGGAACAGCAATGCTCTCTGA GTGCACTTCAGCTGTTGAAGGGAACAAACAAGCAGACACAGGACAAGCAGATTGTGGCCCATGGAGTTCTCCTTGTGTTTCCCTAGAGAGCCAGCTCAGAGCCTCAAATAGCTTGAAATACTCCCTCTCAG agaagaaagaagaagagaacgTGGAGTACACAGTTGTTGattgtttccagcagaaatttGGCCCAGCA GTGCTGCAcctaaaacagcagtgtgttgTCAGTATAGCAGGAGAAGGTGTTAATTTGTGTCGTCATGGAAAACTCGCATGGCTTGAG ATAGCAACAAAGAGCCGTATTTTTCTATTTGATATCTTCCTTCTGGGACCTCAGGCTTTCAAAAATGGATTACAAATGGTGCTGGAAGATAAAAACATCTTGAAG GTCACGCATGACTGCCGCTGGATCTCAGACTGCCTCTTTCACCAGTATGGTGTCCTTCTCTTCAATGTCTTTGATACACAG GTTGCTGATGTTCTGCAGTTCTCAATGGCAACAGGCGGCTTCCTTCCGCACCGTGTCTGCACATTACAGGAGTGTTTGATGCATCACTTGAAGATAACTTCCAAATGGGATGCCATCATGAAGTGCAGGCAGCAGATGCCTTCA GAGAATCCTGACGTATGGTTCTTGAGACCCTTTCCAGCTTCTCTGCTTAAAGCACTTGCTCTGAAGGCTACGTACCTTCTGCTGCTCCACTCATCTTTAATGGATAATTTGATGTCTGACCTAACAGCTGTAGTACATGATTATTTAGATGCTTATCGGACTGGGTCTGGAGATCACCTTGCGAGCACAAAG CCCACTTGCATGGAGCTGCCAGAGGAGCTGCGTCAGCTGGCAGACATCCAGAGGCTTCgaagagagaaagcaataaaagacTACAGAATGAATGAGGATGGTCTTTTGATCAGACCAGCCATGGAATTAGAAGAGAGAAACGATCCACAGAAGGATGGAAACTACAGAGATGACAGGGATTGCTTTCCCACAAATAAAGCAGTGTCTCAAATTACATCCTTCTACAATCAGGATGTACTTTGtcaagaaaagcttgaaaatcaAAATCAAGTGATAAATCTGTGGAGGAACCTTAAACCAAGTTCAAGCTGGCTGTTTGAGTCTGATTTCTGA
- the EXD1 gene encoding piRNA biogenesis protein EXD1 isoform X1, which translates to MALSSAHFSALLGRTVQVTLKCGVFQGVLQHVNPDRSLLLRTVKNLETGRSTPGVKMFFGREIVNVELLDEPDSGKGTAMLSECTSAVEGNKQADTGQADCGPWSSPCVSLESQLRASNSLKYSLSEKKEEENVEYTVVDCFQQKFGPAVLHLKQQCVVSIAGEGVNLCRHGKLAWLEIATKSRIFLFDIFLLGPQAFKNGLQMVLEDKNILKVTHDCRWISDCLFHQYGVLLFNVFDTQVADVLQFSMATGGFLPHRVCTLQECLMHHLKITSKWDAIMKCRQQMPSENPDVWFLRPFPASLLKALALKATYLLLLHSSLMDNLMSDLTAVVHDYLDAYRTGSGDHLASTKPTCMELPEELRQLADIQRLRREKAIKDYRMNEDGLLIRPAMELEERNDPQKDGNYRDDRDCFPTNKAVSQITSFYNQDVLCQEKLENQNQVINLWRNLKPSSSWLFESDF; encoded by the exons ATGGCCCTCAGCAGCGCGCACTTCAGTGCCCTCCTGGGGAGAACCGTTCAAGTCACCTTAAAATGCGGCGTCTTCCAGGGGGTGCTGCAGCACGTGAACCCCGACCGGAGCCTCCTCCTGCGGACAG TGAAGAACTTGGAAACTGGCAGAAGCACTCCAGGAGTAAAGATGTTTTTTGGCCGTGAAATAGTCAATG TGGAATTGCTGGATGAACCAGATTCAGGGAAGGGAACAGCAATGCTCTCTGA GTGCACTTCAGCTGTTGAAGGGAACAAACAAGCAGACACAGGACAAGCAGATTGTGGCCCATGGAGTTCTCCTTGTGTTTCCCTAGAGAGCCAGCTCAGAGCCTCAAATAGCTTGAAATACTCCCTCTCAG agaagaaagaagaagagaacgTGGAGTACACAGTTGTTGattgtttccagcagaaatttGGCCCAGCA GTGCTGCAcctaaaacagcagtgtgttgTCAGTATAGCAGGAGAAGGTGTTAATTTGTGTCGTCATGGAAAACTCGCATGGCTTGAG ATAGCAACAAAGAGCCGTATTTTTCTATTTGATATCTTCCTTCTGGGACCTCAGGCTTTCAAAAATGGATTACAAATGGTGCTGGAAGATAAAAACATCTTGAAG GTCACGCATGACTGCCGCTGGATCTCAGACTGCCTCTTTCACCAGTATGGTGTCCTTCTCTTCAATGTCTTTGATACACAG GTTGCTGATGTTCTGCAGTTCTCAATGGCAACAGGCGGCTTCCTTCCGCACCGTGTCTGCACATTACAGGAGTGTTTGATGCATCACTTGAAGATAACTTCCAAATGGGATGCCATCATGAAGTGCAGGCAGCAGATGCCTTCA GAGAATCCTGACGTATGGTTCTTGAGACCCTTTCCAGCTTCTCTGCTTAAAGCACTTGCTCTGAAGGCTACGTACCTTCTGCTGCTCCACTCATCTTTAATGGATAATTTGATGTCTGACCTAACAGCTGTAGTACATGATTATTTAGATGCTTATCGGACTGGGTCTGGAGATCACCTTGCGAGCACAAAG CCCACTTGCATGGAGCTGCCAGAGGAGCTGCGTCAGCTGGCAGACATCCAGAGGCTTCgaagagagaaagcaataaaagacTACAGAATGAATGAGGATGGTCTTTTGATCAGACCAGCCATGGAATTAGAAGAGAGAAACGATCCACAGAAGGATGGAAACTACAGAGATGACAGGGATTGCTTTCCCACAAATAAAGCAGTGTCTCAAATTACATCCTTCTACAATCAGGATGTACTTTGtcaagaaaagcttgaaaatcaAAATCAAGTGATAAATCTGTGGAGGAACCTTAAACCAAGTTCAAGCTGGCTGTTTGAGTCTGATTTCTGA
- the EXD1 gene encoding piRNA biogenesis protein EXD1 isoform X3 has translation MALSSAHFSALLGRTVQVTLKCGVFQGVLQHVNPDRSLLLRTVKNLETGRSTPGVKMFFGREIVNVELLDEPDSGKGTAMLSECTSAVEGNKQADTGQADCGPWSSPCVSLESQLRASNSLKYSLSEKKEEENVEYTVVDCFQQKFGPAVLHLKQQCVVSIAGEGVNLCRHGKLAWLEIATKSRIFLFDIFLLGPQAFKNGLQMVLEDKNILKVTHDCRWISDCLFHQYGVLLFNVFDTQVADVLQFSMATGGFLPHRVCTLQECLMHHLKITSKWDAIMKCRQQMPSENPDVWFLRPFPASLLKALALKATYLLLLHSSLMDNLMSDLTAVVHDYLDAYRTGSGDHLASTKQSGTMSLTSSWSQSPTTATLKSLCLLTVFFRHDLVQFQHYFSRSNGSPWILK, from the exons ATGGCCCTCAGCAGCGCGCACTTCAGTGCCCTCCTGGGGAGAACCGTTCAAGTCACCTTAAAATGCGGCGTCTTCCAGGGGGTGCTGCAGCACGTGAACCCCGACCGGAGCCTCCTCCTGCGGACAG TGAAGAACTTGGAAACTGGCAGAAGCACTCCAGGAGTAAAGATGTTTTTTGGCCGTGAAATAGTCAATG TGGAATTGCTGGATGAACCAGATTCAGGGAAGGGAACAGCAATGCTCTCTGA GTGCACTTCAGCTGTTGAAGGGAACAAACAAGCAGACACAGGACAAGCAGATTGTGGCCCATGGAGTTCTCCTTGTGTTTCCCTAGAGAGCCAGCTCAGAGCCTCAAATAGCTTGAAATACTCCCTCTCAG agaagaaagaagaagagaacgTGGAGTACACAGTTGTTGattgtttccagcagaaatttGGCCCAGCA GTGCTGCAcctaaaacagcagtgtgttgTCAGTATAGCAGGAGAAGGTGTTAATTTGTGTCGTCATGGAAAACTCGCATGGCTTGAG ATAGCAACAAAGAGCCGTATTTTTCTATTTGATATCTTCCTTCTGGGACCTCAGGCTTTCAAAAATGGATTACAAATGGTGCTGGAAGATAAAAACATCTTGAAG GTCACGCATGACTGCCGCTGGATCTCAGACTGCCTCTTTCACCAGTATGGTGTCCTTCTCTTCAATGTCTTTGATACACAG GTTGCTGATGTTCTGCAGTTCTCAATGGCAACAGGCGGCTTCCTTCCGCACCGTGTCTGCACATTACAGGAGTGTTTGATGCATCACTTGAAGATAACTTCCAAATGGGATGCCATCATGAAGTGCAGGCAGCAGATGCCTTCA GAGAATCCTGACGTATGGTTCTTGAGACCCTTTCCAGCTTCTCTGCTTAAAGCACTTGCTCTGAAGGCTACGTACCTTCTGCTGCTCCACTCATCTTTAATGGATAATTTGATGTCTGACCTAACAGCTGTAGTACATGATTATTTAGATGCTTATCGGACTGGGTCTGGAGATCACCTTGCGAGCACAAAG CAGTCTGGTACAATGAGCTTGACTTCATCTTGGAGCCAGTCTCCAACAACAGCAACACTGAAGTCCCTATGCTTGCTAACTGTGTTCTTCAGACATGATCTTGTGCAGTTCCAACACTACTTCAGCAGAAGCAATGGATCTCCTTGGATTCTGAAGTAA
- the CHP1 gene encoding calcineurin B homologous protein 1, with protein sequence MGSRASTLLRDEEIEEIKKETGFSHSQITRLYSRFTSLDKGENGTLSREDFQRIPELAINPLGDRIINAFFPEGEDQVNFRGFMRTLAHFRPIEDNEKSKDQNGPEPLNSRSNKLHFAFRLYDLDKDDKISRDELLQVLRMMVGVNISDEQLGSIADRTIQEADQDGDSAISFAEFVKVLEKVDVEQKMSIRFLH encoded by the exons ATGGGTTCCCGGGCGTCCACGCTGCTGCGGGACGAGGAGATCGAGGAGATCAAGAAGGAGACGGGCT tctcccACAGTCAAATCACCCGCTTGTACAGTCGTTTCACCAGCCTAGACAAAGGAGAAAATGGCACTCTTAG CCGTGAAGACTTCCAGCGGATTCCAGAGCTTGCCATCAATCCACTGGGAGACAGAATTATCAATGCCTTCTTTCCAGAAGG AGAAGACCAGGTGAATTTCCGTGGATTCATGAGGACACTAGCCCACTTCCGACCCATAGAAGATAATGAAAAGAGCAAAGACCAGAATGGACCAGAACCACTGAACAGCCGAAGTAACAAGCTCCACT TTGCTTTTCGGTTATATGATCTAGATAAAGATGACAAGATTTCCAGGGATGAGCTTCTTCAG GTATTACGGATGATGGTTGGTGTAAACATTTCAGATGAGCAGCTGGGCAGCATTGCTGACCGAACAATCCAGGAAGCTGATCAAGATGGGGATAGTGCCATCTCCTTTGCAGAGTTTGTAAAG gttttggagaaggtGGATGTAGAGCAGAAAATGAGCATTCGATTTCTTCACTGA